Proteins co-encoded in one Candidatus Acidiferrales bacterium genomic window:
- a CDS encoding PilZ domain-containing protein encodes MDAERRRFPRFPFVADVEILAVESKTKLQARLSDLSLDGCYLDTLHPPPLGTQLRLRVKAGEKSFECLGKVRFCAPGLGMGIEFARMPAQDWQKLAAVVESLASERLGFAAKGSSYEEMIDGTLALVEALTDVLEKKGVLSREEIGAALRARREKRPPI; translated from the coding sequence ATGGACGCAGAGCGACGCCGCTTCCCGCGTTTTCCTTTTGTGGCCGATGTCGAAATCTTGGCCGTTGAATCCAAAACCAAATTGCAGGCGCGCCTGAGCGACCTGAGCCTGGATGGTTGCTACCTTGATACCTTGCATCCGCCACCCCTCGGCACCCAGCTCCGCCTGCGCGTCAAGGCGGGAGAAAAATCTTTTGAATGTCTCGGCAAGGTTCGCTTTTGCGCTCCCGGCCTCGGCATGGGCATCGAGTTCGCCAGGATGCCGGCGCAGGATTGGCAGAAGCTGGCAGCGGTAGTGGAAAGCCTGGCCAGCGAACGGCTGGGGTTCGCCGCCAAGGGGAGTTCCTACGAAGAAATGATTGATGGCACGCTGGCGCTGGTCGAAGCGTTGACCGACGTCCTGGAAAAAAAGGGAGTCCTGAGCCGAGAGGAGATTGGCGCCGCCCTGCGCGCCCGCCGCGAAAAACGCCCACCGATCTAG
- a CDS encoding PilZ domain-containing protein translates to MDKWAERRKHHRVRPSQPFSGHIRPKQPVAIVDLSRSGALLETAARLSPGQSCRLVVALEDRQLDLAIEVVRSHVHRIQSLKDGESQIHYRAGVRFEQLAAEDVTAIIQFLARHAEAPATLATEVSPAAAPEGSPRFKKRSSPRVRTAGLHGEVHLASEGRVTSVSEGGIAIAVPSPIEERKAIALIVELPAGPLKATGTVRYCRPLLLRDPFKEEFEVGIAFDQLKREQLEALRKLLLNGGV, encoded by the coding sequence ATGGACAAGTGGGCCGAGCGGCGTAAGCACCACCGGGTCAGACCATCCCAACCCTTTTCCGGTCATATCCGGCCCAAGCAGCCGGTGGCCATCGTGGATTTGAGCCGCAGCGGCGCGCTGCTGGAAACGGCGGCGCGGCTTTCTCCCGGACAGTCCTGCCGCCTGGTGGTGGCGCTGGAAGATCGTCAATTGGACCTGGCGATCGAGGTGGTGCGCAGCCACGTCCATCGCATCCAATCGCTCAAGGACGGCGAGTCGCAGATTCATTACCGTGCCGGCGTGCGCTTTGAACAGCTCGCCGCCGAAGACGTCACTGCCATCATCCAATTCCTGGCCCGGCACGCGGAAGCGCCCGCCACTCTCGCCACCGAGGTTTCTCCTGCGGCCGCGCCCGAAGGCAGCCCACGGTTCAAGAAGCGCAGCTCTCCCCGCGTTCGCACCGCCGGGTTGCACGGCGAGGTTCATCTTGCTTCCGAGGGACGTGTCACCTCAGTCAGCGAGGGAGGGATCGCCATCGCCGTTCCTTCCCCGATCGAAGAGCGCAAAGCCATCGCGCTCATCGTAGAACTCCCTGCCGGCCCGCTGAAGGCGACAGGCACGGTGCGCTATTGCCGCCCACTGCTCCTGCGCGACCCATTCAAGGAGGAATTTGAAGTGGGGATCGCTTTTGATCAACTGAAGCGGGAGCAACTTGAAGCCTTGCGAAAACTTCTGCTCAATGGGGGGGTGTGA
- a CDS encoding sensor domain-containing diguanylate cyclase has product MEKTSQAENPDASRLPPESIFRSERKWLIFAAAYCGLFLLVSVFARGHTRFLAWFGNLAQIVPVVLALEMSGLAAIRHRHAGRVFWTLWAVACYCYLLTCLFWAGSELLLHQPDVGYFPETDIPAFLHAIFLLGALFWRPERKESSANSPQRLFDFLLVFGAALYLYFYAVGVHYIARGNEAAYLRHYDLLQAGKNVLVVVFLVFRAFQTWRTPWKPIFALLAMGGVTYAIGNVIVNAAITGDVYATGSLYDLGLMAPFFCYAIAARHSRRSIQQLRLPLPRPFSMESGVVSTVVAFLLVAAIPTFDWLWRYSSPGPAAAEKFRMDLTHAIFVVVVVLIGGRQIVVQRVGAKLFRQIERVYRKLRSSQARLRDVVEYSDDWIYSRDMQGHFTMTNPAITSLLGFQPDEIIGRSVEEFLWPESCHEFSSFRKALLSARRLRGLISFRNKQGDQVVLECQESVIQVGGVAVGVRGVARDVTEVTRLRKQLEDSEKHYRELVENASDIIFSCSADGTLVSMNRAGCRFLGRPAGEIVGRQWSQLIRPGAAAGLTLAFKQLGNIKISNLIVELNNAAGQPRIFELVLSIEEEGTVPGLIRGVGRDVTESLQQKKELETQALTDTLTGCYNRRFFAERLEQELASCQRSGTPCCLLMVDMDDLKRINDTRGHPVGDEAIRAVAAVLTRTTRRSDTIARLGGDEFAILLGGCPPSTAVILAERILKAIARQRISSNDSLSVSIGIATYPDDGQTTQELQGAADQALYAAKGKGGNCFVVNQQSLRLA; this is encoded by the coding sequence GTGGAAAAGACAAGCCAGGCAGAAAATCCCGACGCGTCGCGATTGCCGCCGGAATCCATCTTCCGGTCAGAACGGAAATGGTTGATTTTTGCGGCTGCCTACTGCGGCCTCTTCTTGCTGGTTTCCGTCTTCGCCCGCGGCCACACGCGGTTCCTGGCATGGTTCGGCAACCTGGCTCAGATTGTCCCGGTCGTGCTGGCGCTGGAAATGAGCGGGCTGGCGGCGATTCGTCACCGTCATGCCGGCCGCGTCTTTTGGACGCTCTGGGCGGTCGCCTGCTATTGCTATCTGTTGACCTGCTTGTTTTGGGCGGGTAGCGAGCTGCTTCTTCACCAGCCTGACGTCGGCTATTTTCCCGAGACCGACATACCGGCTTTTCTCCACGCCATTTTTTTGCTCGGGGCGCTCTTCTGGCGGCCGGAAAGAAAAGAAAGCAGCGCGAATTCTCCGCAAAGACTTTTTGACTTTCTGCTCGTTTTCGGAGCGGCTCTCTACCTTTACTTCTACGCGGTGGGCGTCCACTACATCGCCCGCGGCAATGAGGCTGCCTACCTTCGCCACTATGACTTGCTGCAGGCAGGCAAGAACGTGCTGGTGGTCGTCTTCCTGGTGTTCCGGGCATTCCAAACATGGCGTACCCCATGGAAACCAATCTTTGCGCTGCTCGCGATGGGCGGGGTCACCTATGCCATCGGCAACGTGATCGTCAACGCGGCGATCACGGGAGATGTCTACGCCACGGGAAGCCTTTACGACCTCGGGCTCATGGCGCCTTTCTTTTGCTATGCCATTGCTGCCCGCCACTCACGCCGCAGTATTCAACAACTTAGATTGCCGCTGCCCAGGCCTTTTTCGATGGAATCGGGCGTTGTGAGCACCGTGGTTGCTTTTCTGCTGGTCGCAGCCATCCCCACCTTCGACTGGCTTTGGAGATACTCCTCTCCGGGACCGGCAGCCGCCGAAAAGTTTCGGATGGACCTGACGCATGCCATTTTTGTGGTCGTGGTGGTGCTGATTGGCGGCCGCCAGATTGTGGTGCAACGGGTGGGCGCAAAGCTTTTCCGGCAGATCGAGCGGGTCTATCGCAAGCTGCGAAGTTCCCAGGCGCGCCTGCGCGACGTGGTCGAATATAGCGACGATTGGATTTACTCGCGGGACATGCAAGGTCATTTCACCATGACCAACCCGGCCATTACCTCGCTGCTCGGCTTCCAGCCCGATGAAATCATCGGCCGCTCTGTAGAAGAGTTTCTCTGGCCGGAGTCTTGCCACGAATTTTCGAGCTTCCGAAAGGCACTGCTCTCGGCCAGACGGCTTCGCGGGCTGATCTCATTTCGCAACAAGCAGGGCGATCAGGTCGTCCTCGAATGTCAAGAATCGGTCATTCAGGTAGGTGGGGTGGCAGTGGGCGTGCGGGGCGTAGCTCGAGACGTCACCGAGGTCACCCGCCTGCGAAAGCAGCTCGAGGATTCGGAGAAGCACTATCGCGAACTGGTCGAGAATGCTTCCGACATCATCTTCAGTTGCAGCGCTGACGGCACGTTAGTTTCGATGAACCGGGCCGGTTGCCGCTTCCTGGGCCGGCCGGCAGGGGAGATTGTCGGCCGCCAGTGGTCGCAACTCATCCGGCCCGGCGCGGCGGCCGGACTAACCCTCGCCTTCAAGCAGCTTGGCAACATAAAGATATCCAATTTGATTGTGGAACTGAACAATGCTGCCGGGCAGCCAAGGATCTTCGAGTTAGTCCTCTCGATTGAGGAAGAGGGAACTGTTCCCGGCCTGATCCGTGGAGTCGGTCGCGACGTGACGGAGAGCCTCCAACAAAAGAAGGAGCTCGAAACACAGGCCCTCACCGACACCCTCACCGGGTGTTATAACCGGCGCTTTTTTGCGGAGCGGTTGGAACAAGAGCTGGCCAGTTGTCAGCGGTCGGGGACGCCTTGCTGCCTGCTGATGGTGGACATGGACGATTTGAAGAGGATCAACGATACGCGCGGGCACCCGGTTGGCGACGAAGCCATCCGGGCGGTAGCCGCCGTTTTGACGAGAACCACGCGGCGGAGTGACACCATTGCCCGGCTGGGCGGAGACGAGTTCGCTATCTTGCTGGGCGGTTGTCCCCCGTCCACGGCGGTGATCCTGGCCGAGCGCATCCTGAAGGCCATTGCCCGGCAAAGGATCTCTTCGAACGATTCGCTGTCCGTGAGCATCGGGATCGCCACCTATCCTGATGACGGGCAAACAACTCAGGAGCTTCAGGGGGCGGCTGACCAGGCTCTCTATGCGGCTAAGGGTAAAGGCGGCAATTGCTTTGTCGTGAACCAGCAAAGCTTGCGCCTGGCTTAA